In Pangasianodon hypophthalmus isolate fPanHyp1 chromosome 13, fPanHyp1.pri, whole genome shotgun sequence, the genomic window gttctgaccaatcagaattgagaattcagcagcagttTTGTATAAAGGAATACAACACACATTAGGAATTAGTATTTTCTATGATGAACAGTAAACAGTCACGACATCTTGGTCACAATCTGAGGAGAATTTTCAGCGCACCTGATTGGCCACCACTGCATCCTGTGGGTCGTCTGGTTCTGCCGCTGCCAATAAAGCCTGTAGGGACAGCAGCACTGTCCGGAGCGTCATGGCCGCcgccctgacacacacacacaccgagagcCTTTCATTTCAAAGGCATAAACAGTCTACAAAACACTAGTTGATAAAACTGAATGAAAGCTAGTGGATCTGTTTGCTGATacagaaatgcaaaatactccttattttttcataaaaacaaaaaacacacacacacacacctctaacacacactagccCAAAGAGTCTTACCACTGGTCCTTTAAAATATCCAGACATATGGCACCAGTTACTGAGCTGATGTTGGGATGCCAGATCTTTGTAATAAACCGTACctaaagcagagagagagagagagagagagagagagagagaggaaaaactcCAAATACAATACATGaagacacaaacaaaaaatacaatacattacgtaaaaaatatatagagagagtgatatatattaaagaaaaaaatagttttcactagttttacagtacattttcacacaaagactgttttctttaaaaattactgtgtttctgttttaaaaccCCTTTCTCCCCCCACATacttgcacatacacacacacacacagaggaatgtGTATCAAATCTAACCAAACCAGATTAGCCTGGTCCtcgctcactcacacatacCTTTGGAGGATTGAAGGGATATGTTTCTGGAATTTTAATTTCTAGCTGGTATCGACCACCTGATGAAGAAAAACATACGGAGCACGAGATTTAGAGAAACACAAAGCCAAGATATACacaaagaagacaaagaaataaCAACTGGTCCACATGTAAGCTTCAAATCGTAAGCTACATCATTCTTGCCTTCGTAAGGTGTGTCAGGCGGTCCTGCGATCTCCCCCTTCAGTTCTGTGAAGTTCTCATCCACCAGGTCGACTTTAATCTGGTTTTTACTCGTCTGTGGACAAAAGACTTTGCTTTAGGTTCGAATGGCATTGTAAGAAAATAAAGTACTGTATCAACCTCCAAAATAACAAAGGCAAAGGTATTCAATTCATATTGCTATGATCAGTTATGAGCAGGTATACACCCAAATCACATCATAATACTTTCTCAAATCTAGAGCTCAACAGGGCAACAGAAAAGCAGTCGCCCTATTGTTGAGAGATCGAAAGTTTGAATGCCAGCCATGCCACAGCCACTCATGGCTGCGAGTCctagagagcaaaactggccatgctggctgggtgggaggggcatactctgtGTCACCTGTCATTCACAgaaacactagccaattgtaggtgtctgtgtatgtggaagaggggggatagcactttcctctgagggTGTTACACT contains:
- the ube2ka gene encoding ubiquitin-conjugating enzyme E2Ka (UBC1 homolog, yeast) isoform X1, translating into MANIAVQRIKREFKEVLKSEETSKNQIKVDLVDENFTELKGEIAGPPDTPYEGGRYQLEIKIPETYPFNPPKVRFITKIWHPNISSVTGAICLDILKDQWAAAMTLRTVLLSLQALLAAAEPDDPQDAVVANQYKQNPEMFKQTARLWSHVYAGAPVSSPDYTRKIDKLCAMGFDKNAVIVALSSKSWDVETATELLLSN